tttagttaaaCGGGGTGGTGCTTTCAAGGAAAAGTTAGAATAAGAGGGTAAGACTTTAGAAATGCTTCAGCTAGCCAGTGAAAACTTTAGTGGGGTTGTAAATCAGTTGTTACGAGAGATTCATAGCgcatttcactcaaaaacaaGCAGTTATGTAAACAGGAGGTGAGGTGACTGTTATATCGCTTAATATAAGCTTGCATTGTTCTGAGTAGCAAAGAACAACACATCTTATTTGTAGCATTcatgttgtttccacagtgtgaCTTAAAActcattaacacaaaaaaaaaaaaaaaaaattcaaagaatgACTTCCCAACTCAGGAAATGGGATAATCTGTGGAGCATATGAATGCAGCATAACTCCCagaaaataatagttttaaGAGGCCTAACAATCTTTTACAAACTTGGCCTAACTTGTGTGCTGTAACTTGTTCTGCTTTAATGATGtatacattttcactttgttaCAACTAAAGTAATAGTTACACTAAATTAAAAAGttagtttaaaagtttgaacTTCATAGTAGTAGGTGAAACCGGCTCCTGAAATGAACTAAAGTAGACAAAACCATCTCAAGGCTTTGTCTCCACTCTCCCTCTGCTTGGAAATTagtatcactgctttatctCTGAAAATGATGGTCCTAATTCTGTTTTGAAGCCTGTTCTGTGCTGcacatttgttcattttgttggGGTAAAGGTAGACAAATTGAAATATGTGAAGTCTACAAATGCTGGAATTagccccccaaaacacacaccatGTGCACATTTTTAACTGTGTAAACTTCTCAAAAAGAACCCCGGCGATTACCAAAGAAGATAACGAGAGCGTGACCTCAGTGTTCTCAACAGTAGCTACAGCCCTTTACAAAGTTAGAGGATCTTTGCTTTGCAAAATTGTTCCAGATTGTCTTCTTACTTTAATTGGTCAGTGCTGTATCCAGTTTATACGTTTTATTAATGGGTTGAATCCTGAATGTTGATATTATCCAATGTTTGGTTTAGGAAATACAGATTTagcacagaaacactgacaacATGAAGTCACAAACCATACaaattgaataattaaaaaataaatagatcaaGAGACATCATGAAATCACCATTACAAATTAAAGAATGACACAAGAAACTAAAGCAAGTAAACACCTCGGTGTACAGATTGTAGGTCCTCTCTCATACCGCCACAGTAGCAACTCTCATAATCTTCTTGCAACAAAGCTTTTCTCACAGGTGTGATATGTCGATATGTAAATCTGTACATAGTCCTGACGTGAAAACAGGGAATGTAGTGAGAGTTATGAGTTATTACTTGTGGTGCATGTTCACTTCTCTCCCTGCACAGCTCCCATGCACAGACTACCCTCCTCCTCGATGGTCTCCAGCTCGTCTGTGCGAATGGCCTGTGTGATTAAATTCAACTCCTCACACATGGTCTCATAACGGTACGCAACACGGATGTCAGGAACGTTTGTGCGCCTGATGTCATTACTCTCCTGCCCCTCCATGACGTACTTTGGGCCGAGCCAGGAGCTCTTCACCTGAGCCAGGAGAGGagttaatttaaactttttgcaGAACAATAGACTGAAGAGAGTGTGATATAGTTGTAGGAAGTACAAGTGGATAAGGTGTAAAGTGCTAGAAAGATAATTGATACCCTATGAGAGAATCCGCTCATCAGCACGCTGTTTCTGGCCAGTTCACACATGTCACAGGAACTCAGCTTCCACACCTGAGCAGCGATGCTGTACTCTTCCATCAAGGGCTCCTTCTCACAGCGCAAAAGAAATATATACACAGCTTGTTCAAGGAAATATACTACAATGTAGTACAGTTGTCGGGTtttagttcagtagaaagaaaacagttcctacatgaaTCTGCTCGCGACAAGgtgaaggcagacatctctacagctaaCATCTCCAACGCTctgaaactcacaccaaaacaatctagactgataaatggcaTGACCGTTAAAAGGAGAAAATCTATTTTCAATTTTGGGGGGAACTGAAACTTTAAAGGAGATGATTTGGCAAAACCCGTGCATACTGGTCATAACAGAATTTTAGTGAGACGGGTCTCAGAGTTTTGTCTCAAATAATATGGCAGAAGACAAACTTATGAATCTTAACTGCGCACCAAAAAGTGGCGGCTGAGAGGATTCATCATCCGACATTGTTTTAATAGGGAGACAGTTAATAGCGTCACTAGCAGCTTTTGTCCAGTACATGCACTCATTGTTTCCTGTGAATTCGTTGTGAGTGGATAAACATTTCTAAAGCAGACACTGTCAGTTACAATGTAAACTATCATTTGGAGAAGCAATGAAATACATTAAATGACTATTGCTGAATACATTCtggcaataaaaaatataaaaaataggaTTGTtatctgtgaaataaataaatgaaaaataacaactcACTTTCTCCTAGGACCTATCAAGTGTCAAATTCCTTTTTTACTGAAGACAGTTGTGCAGGAGGAGTACATTAATTAAGCCACTACACCTAAAGATGTGTAGACAGCCCTGACATTAATTACAATACAGTTATGCAGCATGTGTGTCAGACTCATGTACCTAATTAGAGTGATCAAGATGTAGAGTGTTTCTTTtagaatataataaaaactCCTCACTTCATATCTATCCCTTAGTCCCACTGTTATAGCATTTTACTTATATtcccttttttcacatttttgaggaTTAACAATAAACTCACATAAAATCTAAAACTCGAAGTGAAGGGTGTCACAGATGCTTGATTGGCTGTGCACACTGACCTTGGTGAAGTGAAACTGCAGAGGGTCGTCTGTGGAGAGAGAAACCATAAGGCCTCTGGACAGGTACTCCGGCAGCGGGTTACGATGGTAGCTGAGGAACAGGCTGTTATTGCTGAGAGGGGACATGGCGATACCTATCTGGGCCAAGTAGTACAGATACTGCAGCACAGGGGCCTGCAGGAGCAGAAGACATAATGGTGTGTGCTATAATAAACAATCAGTGATCTAGTTTAGGAGTACATTAATACTGAAGCCCTGAGCTGTAATGAAAGAGATTGTAACTAAATCATGACTCATGAACAAACATATGTCAGATGACCGAGCTGAGTCGAGGCCTTgcacaattgttttttatgaaattcaTAAGTTCCTCAAAAAGTCTTTGAATAATAAACTCTGAAAGATAAGCAGCCGTTGTGATATCGAGGTCACACCTTTCTAAGCAGCAGCCCGTGAGAAATGTTCTCTGACAGCATGAAACCAGACACCAGGTGATGTATCGGCCCCGCCTCCCCACAGTGAGGACGAAGGACGAGCGTGTGAAACCCCCGCAgcctgggggaaaaaaaaaaaaacaacaaaaacacagagttaTTTAATGGATTAAAGGGGataacatattttagctttgtTATGGGTGTAAAcaattagtttagtttaaaaagtGTGGTCTGCATTAAATGAACATTCACTGCTGTTCCTCAGTGACTCAATTATAAAAACAGACGAATCTTTAAGGATAAGAGTATATTTTGTCGTTTGTTACTCTTTGTACTACAGTAATATTAAGCTAATCTGAAccagcacacatgcacaaactgtACTTGTTATGAAGGTTTTTATATTCTGATCCGAAAGTGTTAGGAgacgagttttttttttttttttaaattttgacttaTCAATATGAAATCGATGTTGATTGCACAGTTTAATGGCTGTAGAATAATGACATTATTAGTTGCAAATAAACTTGCGTGTGTttggatatttaaaatattttaaaattggttttgtgtctcagtgataaaaataaataaatgaattgataaaatttagcattttaaaatttcagtgtCACTTCAATTTTCCTTCATAACAAAATGAGGTAACCGAGGATTGTATTTTGTGACACTGAaataatttccctttttattttgttttttgcaaaatctgaaAGCATAACAGATACATTTTGCTAACAAACACGTCATGCTTTCTAAGAATCTTAAAACAAGCCTATACATTGAATCGGAGAAATATGctagttaaaaaataacacctcATTATGATCAACCCTTAAATGACTGTATACACCTTAACATATAATCATGGAAATGAGCAGATTACGGCAGCCTCTTGGACCTGATTGTAGTGATGTACCTGCGCAGGTGATTCAACACCGTCATGTTTGCATACATATAGTAGAGGTAGTAGGAGTAGGGAGGGTTGTCCTCCTCTGTCCAGTTGACTGGCAGTGGACTGTCCAGGTTGAAGATATGTTGCTCTGGTTTTGACTCATCGTCCACACTATCAAAACCCACAACCTGTGTGAAGAACCAACGAGAGAgtaacaaaacactgctgtctGTATACTTGTGAATAATAGAAATTCACGATTGCACAACGAACGACTTCATACGTGCTGAAGGAAGAGGTGCAGCTCTGGATGGCTGCCGGGGTCGACTGTAACCTCAAACAGAGGCATGAAGATGTTCTCCAGCATCTCTTGGAAGTTGCAAAGCTGTTTCTTGGTGTGGTAAACATCACTTGGGGaggaaaatacaaattatttgtCAGATTGTGGTTGTATTGATAAAATGTAACCCTTGTGGTCTTTTTACTCATGCATGCTGCAGAAATTTTAATGATGCATCAGAATGATACAGCTGGTTGCAGACCTCTATAAGGTCTActcagtggtggaggaggagtaGTCAGATGGAGGAGTATGTTCGTGAAGTAACAGTGGAAAtatcaaaatcatttttgatctttttacaaataaaagtcgTGTATTCAAATCTTTACAGAGGTACTCAAGTGTGAAGCGTAAATTGCAGGAATTTTCAGCCTGGAtcttatttttccatgtttttgtgtcttaagtAACCATtggaaacaacaatttttgaattAAGCGACATGGCGGCAGACTCAGTGGAATAGCTCACCGTCAATTTATGTTCACTAAATgtacttgtttttgccactgacaggctcagaatATTATtctaaatgactgaaaacattatgaaaaggatccctacagagatttGCCATTGTTAAAGAgaaagatcctttttgtttaaccagaaacagccccgaaATCAACATTGACAAAGTCACCAGACCCTATTTAAATGAACGGCAATTTTATCCTcataaaacacaattcattcaaagttgacagaaacaaaataaaacttacaaaaaacaGTCTTGTCTTGCTACTCTTCCagcaatcaccagctctggtttggttgaaattaacctttaattcacccagttagatgtgacaATATGTGGGCTCTATACATActaaaaattacagtttatttacatgaagtctggtgggtttggcaatggCGATTACAAGGCTGTTTCTGGTTATACAAAAAGGATCTCACTCTTTAACAAAAGGTCCGACTGTAGCCCTCTCACCCAAtgctggaccagtttcaaaaattcttgttcccattagtcacttaaacacaaaaacatgggaaaaacaaataaacaaacaaagttgCCCTTTATTGCTCCAGGACAGTCATCCTTATAAAGGTTACAGACCCTTTACCTCTTATCCAAGTCAGTCCACAGACTGTTACATTTAATGCTGCaataaaatgcagcattttatgTTAACTACTTTCTGTTCTAAAGGGTGGTTTAAACTTTGACAAATCATATTATATCAtatctattttatgttttgtttataaatttaaatgtgtactgtaactaaaaatatattgtaGTAGAAGCATAAAGTGGCATAAAGTTGAAATGCCTAAATACTGTATCACACTTCCAACCACTGGGGTTACTTACAAGAGTCGTGGCACTTGCACAAGCCAGCGCACATTACTGGAGTACACTCGATGTTTCACAGCCCACTTGGCCAGTTTGTCCCACTCGTCTCTGGAGCGTCCGTATATCGACAGCCTGAGCTCCACATTCTGGTACTTGCTCTCCTCCAGGTCTGCCATCACCTCCTGAAAAGCAGCCACAGAAACAGTCAGCAGAGGGCACTGATGTCTCATGCACTTATTCTGCAGGGATCAGTGGTAATGAAAAGGTTTCAGGTGCAGAGTGAGCACCTTAATGATGTGACCAAAATATTTCCCCTCAATGTAGTTGTCTGTTTTGATGAAGATTTCTCTCAGGATGGACTCGCCGATGGGATTGTATTTGGCGTTGAACTTGTCAAAGCGATGGAAAGTGTTACGGTCCTGCAAGAGTTGAAAAACTGACTCAGTCTGTCGTTAACTGTTGTCTGGTTGAACCACTATTAGGCATTTCATCAGTGTGGTACATTTTCTTAACAGCTAATTGGCTTTTGAACTGTTACTTACTGCATGCATGTCCAGGGTGTCTACGCTGAGGTCAAAGGCGGTCAGGTTCATGGACTCAAACACCTCCATGAGCGTCTGACCTTTTCCTCTTTCCACATGCACAATCTCTTTCGGATACTTCTTCATGGCCCTTTTGATAAAACGAAGAAGGTGCTTCTGGTTCATGCAGGATGAagcgtgaatgtgtgtgtcaacctgtaaaacagacaagaaattatattttctaGTTCTggatcaaaataaataatcctGATTAGACTCCATAGAAACAGCTCTCAAGTTCACCTTACGGATATTGTAAAAGTCTCGATGTGGGActttcttctgtgctgccagctcTTTCATCTCATTTAGCAGGATGTGCATCTGGAACTTGGAGCTAAGATACTGCAGACGACGGTAGCAGAACGACTTTCTGtgacaaatggaaacaaaggcaTGGGTACTTTATGAAAATGTGGTTCAGATGGCTCAAAGGACAGAGACATCAAAGCCTTGAGGACAATTTGTACAGTCAGGTGTCATTTTAAAGGGAACCCATTTGGGTTTCTATTAGAACGTGTTTACATCATTTATTGGTAACATTTCATTTTCCTCAAACTGTCTGTGCTGAAACACCTGTATTCATCCTCTGCCTGAAATGGTCCATTTTAGCATCGGCCTCTTTGagcccccctccaaaaaaacccaGTCTGCTCTGCTTGGacagtgttttttgggttttccaCATGGTGGTGTCTCTGCATAGTTATTGCAGTTGGAAGTGACTTTAGGAGAACAGCATTGCTTtctatcattaaaaaaaaaatcaacaatgaaGCTTCTAAGCCAAAATCTTCACAATCAGCAATGTTCAGCCAGACTATGATCCGAAATTGGGGAGGAATTAACATTAGcaaaaaagatgacatttttccctgatgCTAGCATGTAGCTTCATGTAGCAGTGTGCGCTTGCAGCTCAaaggaatgactgtaacagaaaattataaaaataacgAAACATACACTGGTCCGTTGATAATGAGGGCCATCATGACGTTCATATCAGCGATGTACTCCTGCAGGTCTGGATAAGGCAGCTCCAGCTCTGTGCTCCTGTTAGCAATATCAAAATTAAGCAGAAAACTCTCTGCTGCCAATAAAATGTGTGAACCAAGGCTAAAAACAGACAGCAAGGACGACAGGGTAAAGCATGCAAGTGATTCATCATAAATATCTCACTTTTCCATAATGTTCCTTGTGGTGTACACATGCATGACACCATCCACCATCTTGCAGCCGTAACCCATGTCATGGGGCATGCTGGCAGGGTCCTGGTTCTCATAGGGGTGTGTTTCAGAAACAGGTGGGTGCACTGTGGCATCTGAGAGGAAACAGAATGTCGCACTGTGTCACGGCTCTGAACGAGGCGGGAACACACATGCAACTTACGTCTGCTTTTAACAGACTGCACATTGTGACTGTCGGTTAGGGGTGTGTGACAGATGGATAGTGAATCTGTGGGTGTGCCCATTTATATCTTAATGTGAGAGAATGGTACATGATATTGGACATGAATTACATTCCCATATCAACATGGGATTGCTAATTCTGTTTGAGTAATAGGAATAGTTATTATGTCAATCGTCATTTCGATTTTTTgacttaattgtttttttgttctcctcatatgatatctgtgtgttttggagaagacacattgtgattttttcaaactcagaaaatattcagtttacaatgATAGAAAACAAAGACTACAATGGTAAGAATGTCTTCTTCAGAATTAGGGCAAaaccagaatattttgtacatgtaAACGTAGAGGAGCAGCAAATTCTCAAATCTGAGAAGCTAAAACATGAAGATCAATCAGTCAATAATGATTCAATCAGTCTACTAATCAGAATTGTAGGGGGAATAATTTTCCCTCTACTAATCAGTACAAATCAGGGCCTATGATTTGTTTGTGATatgcatgaatgttttttaCTGTGCATTATATTAAGAGATCAGTTTGGTGGTTTTAGATGTGTCCACGTGAGTGTACCTGCAGTGACTGCGGTCTCTGGGATCTCCTCCTCATAGATATCTAAGTCCAGAGGTCTCTCACTCAGCTCCTGAAGATAACGAGCGGTGGTTCTGCAGAAACTCTGCAGCGACAGACCCATATACTTCTGTCTGATGAACAGAGCCTTAACCACACATTTGGCTGCATCCAACAGATCTGTGAAGGGAACCTTGATGGAAGaacaatagaataaaaatgaatgaggacagaaaaaataagGTGTCTTTTTCAGAGAGGAAGTGTTATTTAgttgtaaaacatattaaaaaaaagtgtttcacctaagatatcattttatttcttttctaattCTTCATGCATTACTGGGACTCTGACTTACCCCACATTTCTCCTCTCCAGAAATAGAGACTCGCTGGTACTCTCTCTCTGGAACCAgctctctctcctgcaggtcGGGTGCTTGACTCTGCTCCTTCATGTatcttttaaaagattaaaagaaaattactgcttttggtcattttagaTACACATGCTGGATAATGTCTGTGGCCAGGTGACACACTCACTCAAGATCTGTGGCGCTGTCAGTCTTCATGAACTCCTGTTTGGCTCGTAGGAGGATGTCGGGTTCAAACCTGAGCACAGAGATGTTCATCATAGTTTGGGATTATCAGATCAGAGTTTGGCTGCAAATACACTCACATGTGTTTGTCCCTCCTCTTTACTTTCTCTGCACTTACTTTACATCTTGGCTGATCTGTCGCTCAAGTCGATGACGTCTCTCTTCCAGCTGTTCAATGGGACTATCTTCAGGAAATTCATAGGGGGCGCTGCGCATCTCACTCTCTGCCAGAGTGCGGGAGAACAGCTCcttcacacagacagaaaacaaaatatgaatttCTACACATCTGGACCTCATGTCAGTTTAAAGTAGATCATAATTACTGACCTCAGCAATCTCCTTGTACTTCCCGTCCATAGATGTACGCAGGTCAATGGATTGTTTTAAGGCCACAGGGATCCCAGGCAAGGAATGCTGGGTAGTGAGGAGGTGGCGGGCGCCACGGAGATCAGCTGGAGATaaagaagcagagaaagagggagagaaatcaTAAAATGTGTCAGGAAATTATGTATCTTTGGAAGTAATAAAGATTGTCTTTCCCAAGAATAATCCAGGCCTTAATGTGAGGCTCAGTACATCAgggggacagttcaccccaaaataaaaaaaacctacatttttctcttacctgtaatcttatttatcagtctaaattGTTTGGTGTGAGTGTTGGCGATATGAGCCATAGAGATGtttgctttctctccaatataatagaactggatggcttgtggtgctaaacGTGccgaaaaaaatacatttgaaaaagtcaacattaatgtctctttgcagaaatcatgacctgtttactcaagataatccacagaccttgttgcagtttcatgtaggaactattttctttccactgaactacacccgccaacggtatcactgtgcagagggAAGCGTGTATccactcatggacaagaggctcgtGCTCGTGACagtgcatgtaaacattaatggcatcctcctcagctgagctgtaatatTAGCTAAGTGCTAAGTGCTAAGCAGTAGCAGTAGATTTGCTTccctctgcacagtgatactgttggcgggtgtagttcagtggaaagaaaatagttcctacatgaagctgctcaaaacaaggtctgtggattatcttgagtaaccaggcaATGATTCATGGAAAAAGACATAgctattgagtttttcaagtgtattttttgagggaaaatatgtatttttggttttaggtTATATTGTCCCTTTAAGGTCTCAGTATATTCTAATTATAGTCAGACAAATAACCCCTACCTTCAGTAGCTCTAGAGACACACAGCAACTAATTTCAGTTCAGACAGCTCATGAATCAGTTTGCTTGCAGCAGCTGCATCCTATTAACTGTCAATAAGATTATCAACCCTGATAAAAATAGCAGAAGTCTTCTCATTTCACCCGGCATGGAAAAGTGTTCTTCATATGAATATGAATCAGCTTAACTAAATCAGTTTGATTAGAGTACTCTGGCTTAATTGTTTTGCTTacttttaacataaaattaagTCACAGCGACCAAAACAGTCTGCAGAGGCTTGTTGTTCCTCCGTCAGTGGGACTTTACACAACAGTGGAGGTCTGAGCTCAGCGGCTGTTTATGCCTCGAGACACAATGGACCATTCAGGTGCAGAGCCCATCAGCACATACACCGGCTAATACCCTCCATTGTTGCCACTGCAAGACTCAAGTTTTATACAAACCCAGTTGTCATGGAAAGAAGGGAGAAAAAGGGGGATGgtgattgaaaaaaagaaatgggacGAGGACGGCTGGTGAGTGGATGCTCAGAGGGAAGGTTGTCAACAGCGGTGCGGAAACAGAGATGTTTGGCAACAGTGAGGAGAAACAATGCcttcactgctgtgtgtgtttgtgcgcccCCCCAGTGTATATTTAGCAGTCTGTCTGCAATGATATTAATCTTTCCCCTCCAAACGACGCACCTGCCACTGAAATATTCATCACCCTGGTGAATATTTCATCCTGTGTGTGCTAGAGTGTCATCGGGCCTGTCGTCCGTCAGCATTTATAGACCATACACACAGGAAGGTCATACTGTAGGATACCTGCAGTCTTTGTACTACTGTGTCCGTCTAAATTAAGAGTCTG
The DNA window shown above is from Plectropomus leopardus isolate mb chromosome 8, YSFRI_Pleo_2.0, whole genome shotgun sequence and carries:
- the ampd2b gene encoding AMP deaminase 2 isoform X2, with the translated sequence MSSNLPPGTTTGAKSKPLSPFRKRGSLQYAASTADLRGARHLLTTQHSLPGIPVALKQSIDLRTSMDGKYKEIAEELFSRTLAESEMRSAPYEFPEDSPIEQLEERRHRLERQISQDVKFEPDILLRAKQEFMKTDSATDLEYMKEQSQAPDLQERELVPEREYQRVSISGEEKCGVPFTDLLDAAKCVVKALFIRQKYMGLSLQSFCRTTARYLQELSERPLDLDIYEEEIPETAVTADATVHPPVSETHPYENQDPASMPHDMGYGCKMVDGVMHVYTTRNIMEKSTELELPYPDLQEYIADMNVMMALIINGPVKSFCYRRLQYLSSKFQMHILLNEMKELAAQKKVPHRDFYNIRKVDTHIHASSCMNQKHLLRFIKRAMKKYPKEIVHVERGKGQTLMEVFESMNLTAFDLSVDTLDMHADRNTFHRFDKFNAKYNPIGESILREIFIKTDNYIEGKYFGHIIKEVMADLEESKYQNVELRLSIYGRSRDEWDKLAKWAVKHRVYSSNVRWLVQVPRLFDVYHTKKQLCNFQEMLENIFMPLFEVTVDPGSHPELHLFLQHVVGFDSVDDESKPEQHIFNLDSPLPVNWTEEDNPPYSYYLYYMYANMTVLNHLRRLRGFHTLVLRPHCGEAGPIHHLVSGFMLSENISHGLLLRKAPVLQYLYYLAQIGIAMSPLSNNSLFLSYHRNPLPEYLSRGLMVSLSTDDPLQFHFTKEPLMEEYSIAAQVWKLSSCDMCELARNSVLMSGFSHRVKSSWLGPKYVMEGQESNDIRRTNVPDIRVAYRYETMCEELNLITQAIRTDELETIEEEGSLCMGAVQGEK
- the ampd2b gene encoding AMP deaminase 2 isoform X1; the encoded protein is MSSNLPPGTTTGAKSKPLSPFRKRGSLQYAASTADLRGARHLLTTQHSLPGIPVALKQSIDLRTSMDGKYKEIAEELFSRTLAESEMRSAPYEFPEDSPIEQLEERRHRLERQISQDVKFEPDILLRAKQEFMKTDSATDLEYMKEQSQAPDLQERELVPEREYQRVSISGEEKCGVPFTDLLDAAKCVVKALFIRQKYMGLSLQSFCRTTARYLQELSERPLDLDIYEEEIPETAVTADATVHPPVSETHPYENQDPASMPHDMGYGCKMVDGVMHVYTTRNIMEKSTELELPYPDLQEYIADMNVMMALIINGPVKSFCYRRLQYLSSKFQMHILLNEMKELAAQKKVPHRDFYNIRKVDTHIHASSCMNQKHLLRFIKRAMKKYPKEIVHVERGKGQTLMEVFESMNLTAFDLSVDTLDMHADRNTFHRFDKFNAKYNPIGESILREIFIKTDNYIEGKYFGHIIKEVMADLEESKYQNVELRLSIYGRSRDEWDKLAKWAVKHRVYSSNVRWLVQVPRLFDVYHTKKQLCNFQEMLENIFMPLFEVTVDPGSHPELHLFLQHVVGFDSVDDESKPEQHIFNLDSPLPVNWTEEDNPPYSYYLYYMYANMTVLNHLRRLRGFHTLVLRPHCGEAGPIHHLVSGFMLSENISHGLLLRKAPVLQYLYYLAQIGIAMSPLSNNSLFLSYHRNPLPEYLSRGLMVSLSTDDPLQFHFTKAADSDQPLSPSVSVSTAAAAQRTIGNFCLGKWFKMTMILAYWDIRGLAQPARLLLEYTGTKYENKFYVCGEAPNFDKSCWFDNKHKLEMDFPNLPYLEDGDRKIVQSNAIMRYIARKHNMCGETEDEKVRVDIMENQAMDFRNGFVRLCYTDFDKMKPGYLQMLPGLLKQFSDFLGDRKWFAGEKITFVDFLMYELLDQHRMFHPTCLDDFKNLKDLLDRFEALQNIAAYMKSDRFMKTPVNNKMAKWGHKKE